A portion of the Accipiter gentilis unplaced genomic scaffold, bAccGen1.1, whole genome shotgun sequence genome contains these proteins:
- the RUSF1 gene encoding RUS family member 1 → MKRPEGSGGGLGPLQDPPPLCRELWGSREAARYREDPRGGLQRLVPPGACSHSCLRRAAARVLLPQGYPESVSPDYLQYQCWDALQALCSTLTGALATRAVLQAVGVGDGAATVTGATLTWVLRDGVGMVTRITFAWLQGTRLDCEAKQWRLAADVLNDAALVLELLAPAWPRAGPALLTLAAAAKCIVGVAGGATRAALAVHQARRDNMADVAAKDSSQETLVNGAGLLLALVLLPLLEGRPWVTWGVVTLLLGTHLGANLGALGALRLPTLNRPRLRLALGGALRGGVRQGGVRQPHPTGGDDVVVPGPDEINPREPLLPGFSTRLTLHLGAPLHRLVSSEAEFRKALECGTEDYIIVLRPSR, encoded by the exons ATGAAGCGGCCGGAGGGTTccgggggggggctgggacccctccaggacccccccccgcTCTGTCGGGAGCTGTGGGGGTCCCGAGAGGCCGCCCGGTACCGGGAGGATCCCCGGGGGGGGCTCCAGCGCCTCGTCCCCCCCGGGGCCTGCTCGCACTCCTGCCTGCGCCGCGCTGCCGCT cgaGTGCTGCTGCCACAGGGTTACCCCGAAAGCGTCAGCCCCGACTATCTCCAGTACCAGTGCTGGGACGCTCTTCAG gCGCTGTGCAGCACCCTGACGGGCGCCCTGGCCACCCGGGCGGTTCTCCAGGCCGTGGGGGTGGGCGACGGCGCCGCCACCGTCACCGGGGCCACCCTCACCTGGGTGCTGCGTG ACGGGGTGGGGATGGTGACCCGCATCACCTTCGCCTGGCTCCAGGG GACCCGCCTGGACTGCGAGGCCAAGCAGTGGCG GCTGGCGGCCGACGTGCTGAACGACGCGGCGCTCGTGCTGGAGCTGCTGGCGCCCGCCTGGCCGCGCGCCGGCCCCGCCCTCCTGACGCTGGCGGCCGCCGCCAAG TGCATCGTGGGCGTGGCGGGCGGGGCCACGCGGGCGGCGCTGGCCGTGCACCAGGCGCGGAGGGACAACATGGCCGACGTGGCCGCCAAGGACAGCAGCCAg GAGACGCTGGTGAACGgggcggggctgctgctggcgctggtgctgctgccgctgctggagGGACGGCCATG GGTGACGTGGGGGGTGGTGACGCTGCTGCTGGGGACCCACCTGGGGGCCAACCTGGGGGCGCTGGGGGCCCTGCGCCTCCCCACCCTCAACCGGCCCCGCCTCCGCCTCGCCCTGGGCGGGGCCTTGAGGGGCGGGGTCCGACAGGGCGGGGTTCGGCAGCCCCACCCGACAGGCGGAGACGACGTCGTCGTTCCCGGGCCTGACGAAATCAACCCCCGCGAACCCCTGCTGCCCG GTTTCAGCACCCGCCTCACTCTCCATTTGGGTGCCCCCCTGCACCGGCTGGTCAGCAG cgAAGCCGAATTCCGGAAGGCGCTGGAATGCGGCACCGAGGATTACATCATCGTGCTGCGCCCCTCCCGAG
- the RNF40 gene encoding E3 ubiquitin-protein ligase BRE1B, producing the protein MGGAGAPPEKKPPREEQPPTTLIEPLRLGGISSTEEMDLKVLQFKNKKLAERLEQRQACEDELRERIEKLEKRQATDDATLLLVNRFWGQLDAEVQALLRRYEGEGGAPPAPPGDPPEPRPEGPEPPPAPLSEAEGSDRRAEPWGGPGVPPPPPPPTAPPPGGSGGRLGGPAAAFVAALSRSGPEEGELRLRPRLAFAPAAVARLVEGLAGAHRRAHELGARLAARPELAEAGRALLRELLREHRRLQDLTLQLQEKHHRVSLELAELQDKATSAETKVLEMGTTVEGLQWDSAKLRKREGRLDRHLAEALEQLTSGSYGSGSSGGFQGGQITLSMQKFEMLNAELEGNQELANSRMAELEKLQQELQQAVRGHERLKVALRSLPEEAVKETLEYKVLQSQFSLLYHESLQVKTQLDEARALLLATKNSHLRHIEHMESDELGVQKRLRTEVIQLEDTLAQVRKEYEMLRIEFEQNLAANEQAGPINREMRHLISSLQNHNHQLKGDVQRYKRKLREVQAEINKLRLQASGAPPPQGSAPPPPPPPTAATAAPPEETAAAAGSGGAGPAPIKEEEGGAPSGPTPPEPKREAPATPATPEAAPPRRPPEEEEPTPPAAASAPPPTPTPAPPPPAQPPPPRVKDPPPALPRPGASRGGPERERERLRERERPKGPPDEPKKKDSEVLKQLRAELKKAQESQKEMKLLLDMYKSAPKEQRDKVQLMAAERKSKAEAEELRGRARELEERERRESKKLADEEALRRLRQAEEQIEHLQRKLAATKQEEEALLSEMDVTGQAFEDMQEQNLRLLQQLREKDDANFKLMSERIKANQIHKLLREEKDELAEQVLALKAQVDAQLLVVQKLEEKERGLQSSLAAVEKELALRSQALELNKRKAVEAAQLAEDLRAQGEHVQARLRELQACAAENRAAKDKESLSLKRAQEELSRLRRKLEKQRKVEVYADADQILQEEIKEYRARLTCPCCNARKKDAVLTKCFHVFCFECVKSRYDTRQRKCPKCNAAFGAHDFHRVYIS; encoded by the exons atggggggagcgggggcccCCCCCGAGAAGAAACCCCCCCGCGAGGAGCAGCCCCCCACCACCCTCATCGAACCCCTGCGCCTCGGCGGCATCTCTTCCACG gaggagATGGACCTGAAGGTGCTGCAATTCAAGAACAAGAAGCTGGCGGAGCGCTTGGAGCAGCGTCAGGCGTGCGAGGACGAGCTGCGGGAGCGCATCGAGAAGCTGGAGAAGCGACAGGCCACCGACGACGCCACCCTCCTGCTGGTCAACCGGTTCTGGGGACAG CTGGATGCGGAGGTGCAGGCGCTGCTGCGGCGCtatgagggggaggggggggcaccccctgccccccccggggATCCCCCTGAACCCCGACCTGAGGGGCccgagccccccccagcccccctcagCGAGGCCGAAGGTTCTGATAGGAGGG cagagccctgggggggtcccggcgtccccccgccgccccccccgcccaccgCGCCCCCCCCGGGAGGAAGCGGGGGTCGCCTGGGGGGTCCGGCGGCCGCTTTCGTGGCGGCGCTGAGCCGCAGCGGCCCCGAGGAGGGGGAGCTGCGCCTGCGCCCCCGCCTCGCCTTCGCCCCCGCCGCCGTCGCCCGTTTGGTGGAGGGGCTGGCGGGGGCCCACCGTCGCGCCCACGAGTTGGGGGCCCGCCTGGCCGCCCGCC CGGAGCTGGCGGAGGCGGGACGGGCGCTGCTGCGGGAGCTGCTGCGGGAGCACCGGCGCTTGCAGGACCTCACgctccagctgcaggagaaaCACCACCGCGTCTCCctggag ctggcagagctgcaggacaAGGCCACCTCGGCCGAGACCAAGGTGCTGGAGATGGGGACGACGGTGGaagggctgcagtgggacagcgCCAAGCTGCGCAAGCGCGAGGGACGCCTCGACCGCCACCTCGCCGAGGCCCTCGAGCAG ctgaCCTCAGGTTCCTACGGCTCCGGCAGCTCCGGAGGATTCCAGGGGGGACAGATCACCCTCAGTATGCAGAAG TTTGAGATGCTGAACGCGGAGCTGGAGGGGAACCAAGAGTTGGCCAACAGCCGGATGGCGGAGCTGGAGAAGTTGCAGCAGGAGCTGCAACAGGCCGTGCGCGGCCACGAGCGCCTCAAG GTGGCCCTGCGCTCGCTGCCGGAGGAGGCGGTGAAGGAGACGCTGGAGTACAAGGTGCTGCAGTCCCAGTTCTCCCTCCTCTACCACGAGAGCCTCCAAGTGAAGACGCAGTTGGACGAGGCCCGCGCCCTGCTCCTGGCCACCAAGAACAGCCACCTGCGCCACATCGAGCACATGGAG AGCGACGAGCTGGGGGTGCAGAAGCGGCTGCGGACGGAGGTGATCCAGCTGGAGGACACGCTGGCCCAGGTGCGCAAGGAGTACGAGATGCTGCGCATCGAGTTCGAGCAGAACCTGGCGGCCAACGAGCAGGCGG GCCCTATCAACCGGGAGATGCGGCACCTGATCAGCAGCCTGCAGAACCACAACCACCAGCTCAAGGGCGACGTCCAGCGCTACAAGCGGAAGCTGCGGGAGGTGCAGGCCGAGATCAACAAG CTCCGCCTCCAAGCCAGTGGCGCCCCACCCCCTCAAGGCAGCGCtccgccccctccgccccccccaaccgccgccaccgccgcccccccggAGGAGACCGCCGCTGCTGCCGGCAGTGGGGGGGCAGGCCCCGCCCCCATCAAGGAAGAAGAGGGCGGGGCCCCATCAGGCCCCACCCCTCCTGAGCCCAAGCGGGAGGCGCCTGCCACGCCCGCCACGCCCGAAGCGGCCCCGCCACGGCGACCGCCTGAagaggaggagcccacccctcccgccgccgcctctgccccCCCGCcgacccccacccccgccccgcccccgccggcgcaaccccccccgccccgcgtcAAGGACCCGCCCCCGGCCCTGCCTCGGCCCGGAGCTTCCCGGGGGGGTCCCGAGCGGGAACGGGAACGGCTGCGGGAGCGGGAGCGTCCCAAGGGTCCCCCCGACGAGCCCAAGAAAAAGGATTCGGAGGTTCTCAAGCAGCTGCGGGCGGAGCTCAA gAAGGCACAAGAGAGCCAGAAGGAGATGAAGCTGCTGCTGGACATGTACAAGTCGGCGCCCAAGGAGCAGCGGGACAAGGTGCAGCTGATGGCGGCCGAGAGGAAGAGCAAGGCTGAG GCGGAGGAGCTGCGCGGGCGGGCGCGGGAGCTGGAGGAGCGGGAGCGGCGGGAGAGCAAGAAGCTGGCGGACGAGGAGGCCCTGCGGCGCCTGCGGCAGGCCGAGGAGCAGATCGAGCACCTGCAGCGCAAGCTGGCCGCCACCAAGCAG gaggaggaggcgctgCTGTCGGAGATGGACGTGACGGGCCAGGCCTTCGAGGACATGCAGGAGCAGAACCTgcggctgctgcagcagctgcggGAGAAGGACGACGCCAACTTCAAGCTGATGTCGGAGCGGATCAAGGCCAATCAGATCCACAAGCTGCTGCGGGAGGAGAAGGACGAGTTGGCCGAGCAGGTCCTCGCCCTCAAGGCCCAG GTGGACGCCCAACTGCTGGTGGTGcagaagctggaggagaaggagcgggggctgcagagcagttTGGCGGCGGTGGAGAAGGAGTTGGCCCTTCGCTCCCAGGCCCTGGAGCTCAACAAGAGAAAG GCGGTGGAGGCGGCGCAGCTGGCGGAGGACCTGCGGGCGCAGGGGGAGCACGTCCAGGCTCGGCTACGGGAGCTGCAGGCCTGCGCCGCCGAGAACCGGGCGGCCAAGGATAAGGAATCGCTCAGCCTCAAACGGGCCCAG GAGGAGCTGTCGCGGCTGCGGCGGAAGCTGGAGAAGCAGCGGAAGGTGGAGGTCTACGCCGACGCCGACCAGATCCTCCAGGAGGAGATCAAGGAGTATCGG GCCCGCCTGACCTGCCCGTGCTGCAACGCCCGCAAGAAGGACGCCGTCCTCACCAAGTGCTTCCACGTCTTCTGCTTCGAGTGCGTCAAGAGCCGCTACGACACCCGCCAGCGCAAGTGCCCCAAGTGCAACGCCGCCTTCGGCGCCCACGACTTCCACCGCGTCTACATCAGCTGA
- the LOC126037310 gene encoding LOW QUALITY PROTEIN: helicase SRCAP-like (The sequence of the model RefSeq protein was modified relative to this genomic sequence to represent the inferred CDS: deleted 1 base in 1 codon), giving the protein MKRVRGPRLGVGGGGVVVPRRPGGVTTRPPPPTNSPRQESLEAKRGRGRAERLERLLRLNELRCGLAPVYGSEVLGLCTLPPPRPATGGGPWPAPSSPPPQRLRQLQPLLDRFIFVLPPVEARGVALHSCRPPPWRLRQRAQLEQRLREELAPRGRALHRVLRSMRTHFPDLRLIQYDCGKLQTLDVLLRRLKAGAHRVLIFTQMTRMLDVLERFLTYHGHIYLRLDGSTRVEQRQALMERFNADKRIFCFILSTRSGGVGVNLAGADTVIFYDSDWNPTMDAQAQDRCHRIGQTRDVHIYRLISERTVEENILKKANQKRMLGDMAIEGGNFTTAYFKQQTIRELFDMAPEEPGRREPDRDKEKEKDKEKDKDRDGDVPPDEDEDPAATRRTHILEQALCGAEDPEDIRAASQAQAERVAALAEFSESLSPEEERGGPEPEEELSKAEQEIAALVEQLTPIERYAMNFLEASLEDVSREELKQAEEQVEAARKDIDQAKGGGRFRLPPQEEEEEEAAATPGGDEGPGGPRRPRRVRGPPRPLPERTGTRASQRLRAAGTANRAPPTSPRATPTSPRATPTSPRATQTSPRVTPASPRAAPTSPRTPPTSPRGAGTSPRLSPATPTAAPVTSQANAAATQAAPATSQANAAAAPHAAPVTSHAAPLLPAAPVTSQAIPVTSQPDPVTSQTPPVTSQTPPVTLQLALVTSQPLPLTSQPAPAAAKAAAVTPQPPPAPTEAPVTPSTPPPTSHPAPATSHLAPAASHPAPAPSQVTLPPSQAAPAPPDTATATSATPPATSPPAPAPSEASPVAPEGPGGTPSSGAGQGAAGRGPRRRRSADVEIRQSRGPGPAAKVLRQLPGRLVTVLETPIPGRPRRRRHDPPGASPSPGASPGPPKRRRGRPPKRRGATRRRHHHHHHHDPPSKRRRGRPARGGSASTGASQSPGKRRRGRPPKRASPDSSASPPPAPRSTRRHPGAPLMAPLEREPGRRRRRSPPPSSEEGGSGDEGAGGRRRPPPGQAAPAGGRGVRAAPPAAASPPVPAGAAAAAAAAAAPPALHGPPPPPTPARPPPPPPPRPPPRPGGPPRPPTPPRRRRRPSAAARPRRDPPGRPPAARGGRRDGRPGPYEGLSGAAGGAARWPLGVAGQTGPKRLTGSARGTAGGAPTKWPTRRPRDG; this is encoded by the exons ATGAAGCGGGTGAGGGGACCCCgattgggggtgggtggggggggggtggtggttccCCGCCGTCCTGGGGGTGTCACCacgcgacccccccccccaaccaattcCCCGCGGCAGGAATCCCTGGAGGcgaagcggggccggggccgcgcggAGCGGCTGGAGCGGCTGCTGCGGCTGAACGAGCTGCGCTGCGGGCTGGCCCCCGTCTACGGCAGCGAGGTGCTGGGGCTCtgcaccctgccccccccccgccccgccaccggGGGGGGGCCCTGGCCCGCGCCgtcctcgccccccccccagcgcctacggcagctccagcccctcctGGACAG gttcATCTTCGTGCTGCCGCCGGTGGAGGCGCGGGGGGTGGCCCTGCAcagctgccgc ccccccccgtggCGCCTGCGGCAGCGGGCGCAGCTGGAGCAGCGGCTGCGGGAGGAGCTGGCGCCGCGGGGGCGAGCGCTGCACCGGGTGCTGCGCAGCATGCGCACCCACTTCCCCGACCTGCGCCTCATCCAGTACGACTGCG ggaagcTGCAGACGCTGGACGTGCTGCTGCGGCGCCTGAAGGCGGGGGCCCACCGCGTCCTCATCTTCACCCAGATGACCCGGATGCTCGACGTCCTCGAGCGTTTCCTCACCTACCACGGCCACATCTACCTGCGCCTGGACGGCAGCACCCGCGTCGAGCAGCGCCAG GCCCTGATGGAACGTTTCAACGCCGACAAGCGCATCTTCTGCTTCATCCTCTCGACCCGCAGCGGCGGCGTCGGCGTCAACCTGGCGGGCGCCGACACCGTCATCTTCTACGACAGCGACTGGAACCCCACCATGGACGCCCAAGCCCAGGACCGGTGTCACCGCATCGGCCAGACCCGTGACGTCCACATCTACCG GCTCATCAGCGAGAGGACGGTGGAGGAGAACATCCTCAAGAAGGCCAACCAGAAGAGGATGTTGGGAGATATGGCCATCGAGGGGGGGAACTTCACTACTGCCTACTTCAAACAG CAAACGATCCGGGAGCTGTTCGACATGGCGCCGGAGGAGCCGGGACGCCGGGAGCCTGacagggacaaggagaaggagaaggacaaggagaaggacaaagATAGAGACGGGGATGTCCCCCCCGATGAGGACGAGGACCCGGCGGCCACCCGGCGCACCCACATCCTCGAGCAG gcGCTGTGTGGAGCCGAGGACCCTGAGGACATCCGGGCGGCCTCGCAGGCGCAGGCAGAGCGGGTGGCAGCGCTGGCCGAGTTCAGCGAGAGCCTCAGCCCCGAGGAGGAGCGCGGTGGCCCCGAGCCTGAGGAAGAGCTTTCCAAGGCCGAGCAGGAGATTGCTGCCTTGGTCGAGCAG CTGACGCCCATCGAGCGCTACGCCATGAACTTCTTGGAGGCGTCGCTGGAGGACGTCAGCCGGGAGGAGCTGAAGCAGGCGGAG GAACAGGTCGAGGCGGCGCGGAAGGACATCGACCAGGCCAAGGGCGGGGGGCGCTTCCGCCTGCccccccaggaggaggaggaggaggaggcggccgccACCCCGGGAGGGGACGAAGGTCCCGGGGGACCCCGGCGACCCCGGCGGGTGCGGGGTcccccccggccccttcccgAACGCACCGGCACCCGCGCCAGTCAGCGCCTGCGGGCCGCCGGGACGGCCAACCGGGCCCCGCCGACGTCCCCACGGGCGACGCCGACTTCGCCGCGGGCGACGCCGACGTCGCCGCGGGCGACGCAGACTTCGCCGCGGGTCACACCGGCGTCACCGCGGGCTGCCCCAACTTCACCGCGGACGCCGCCGACGTCGCCCCGGGGGGCAGGGACGTCCCCCCGACTCTCCCCAGCCACGCCCACGGCGGCGCCGGTGACATCGCAAGCCAACGCGGCGGCGACCCAAGCAGCCCCAGCGACGTCGCAAGCCAACGCGGCAGCGGCGCCGCACGCCGCCCCGGTGACATCACACGCGGCCCCGctcctgcccgccgcccccgtGACGTCGCAAGCGATCCCGGTAACGTCGCAGCCGGACCCGGTGACTTCGCAGACGCCCCCGGTGACATCGCAAACGCCCCCGGTGACGTTGCAGCTGGCCCTGGTGACATCGCAACCGCTCCCGTTGACGTCGCAGCCGGCCCCGGCAGCCGCCAAAGCGGCTGCGGTGACGCCgcaaccccccccagccccaaccgAGGCGCCAGTGACGCCCAGCACGCCGCCGCCGACGTCGCACCCGGCACCGGCGACGTCGCACTTGGCGCCGGCGGCGTCGCACCCGGCGCCGGCACCATCCCAGGTGACTCTCCCGCCTTCCCAGGCGGCACCGGCGCCACCGGACACGGCGACTGCGACATCGGCCACCCCGCCGGCGACgtcgccgccggccccggcgcccTCAGAGGCGTCGCCGGTGGCGCCGGAAGGGCCGGGGGGGACGCCGTCGAGCGGGGCGGGACAGGGCGCGGCCGGGCGGGGCCCCCGCCGGCGACGCAGCGCCGACGTGGAGATCCGGCAGAGCCGGGGTCCGGGCCCGGCGGCCAAGGTGCTGCGTCAGCTGCCGGGGCGGCTGGTGACGGTGCTGGAGACCCCCATCCCCGGGcgcccccggcgccgccgccacGACCCCCCCggcgccagccccagccccggcgccagccccggcccccccaaaCGCCGCCGGGGACGGCCCCCCAAGCGCCGGGGGGCGAcgcgccgccgccaccaccaccaccaccaccacgaccCTCCCAGcaagcggcggcgggggcggccggcccGGGGGGGGTCGGCGTCCACCGGCGCCTCCCAAAGCCCCGGCAaacggcggcgggggcggcccccCAAGCGGGCGTCCCCCGACAGCAGCGCctcgccccccccggccccccgcagcACCCGCCGCCATCCCGGGGCCCCCCTCATGGCCCCCCTGGAGCGGGAGCcgggccggcgccggcggcgTTCCCCCCCTCCGTCCTCGGaggagggcggcagcggggacgAGGGCgcaggggggcggcggcggcccccccccggccaagcggcgccggcgggcgggcggggggtcCGCGCGGCACCGCCGGCGGCGGcctccccccccgtcccggcgggggcggcagcagcagcggcggcggcagcagcccccCCGGCGCTGcacggcccccccccgccgccaacacccgctcggccgccgccgccgccgccgccgcggcccccacCCCGCCCGGggggccccccgcgccccccgacaccccctcggcggcggcggcggccgtccGCGGCCGCAAGGCCAAGACGTGACCCCCCCGGCCGTCCCCCTGCGGCCCGAGGGGGCCGGCGAGATGGCCGACCGGGGCCCTACGAAGGGCTGagtggggcggcggggggggccgcaAGATGGCCGCTGGGCGTGGCCGGGCAGACGGGCCCGAAGCGGCTGACGGGGAGCGCCCGCGGAACGGCCGGCGGCGCGCCTACAAAATGGCCGACGCGGCGCCCGCGAGATGGTTGA